A window from Citrus sinensis cultivar Valencia sweet orange chromosome 5, DVS_A1.0, whole genome shotgun sequence encodes these proteins:
- the LOC102629358 gene encoding trihelix transcription factor GT-3b, protein MMTSSSSSAHAQAVQWGNEETRDLIVIRGEAERDLVGIKRNKTIWEIVSVKLRERGYSRTPDQCKCKWKNLVNRYKGKETSDPDSGRQCPFFNELHAVFTERAKNMQRLLAESEAGSMQAKKRFKRLNADELSDEEDDDEEQSEEEEEEEERPARGNSRKRKIERNVSDKSPRATSGTAGIHEMLKAFFDQQQRMEVEWRQMMERRAQERQLFEEEWRQRMEKLERERLLVEQAWREKEEQRRIREESRAERRDALLTTLLTKLINQNNP, encoded by the exons ATGATGACATCTTCGTCGTCGTCAGCACATGCACAGGCTGTGCAGTGGGGTAATGAAGAGACTCGGGATTTGATTGTAATTCGGGGGGAAGCAGAGAGGGACTTGGTCGGAATCAAACGCAACAAGACGATTTGGGAAATTGTTAGCGTTAAATTGAGAGAGAGGGGCTATTCAAGGACACCCGATCAATGTAAATGCAAATGGAAAAATCTCGTTAATCGCTACAAG GGGAAGGAGACATCTGATCCAGATAGTGGGAGGCAATGCCCATTCTTTAATGAATTGCATGCTGTCTTCACTGAAAGAGCGAAGAATATGCAGAGATTACTTGCTGAATCTGAGGCTGGTTCTATGCAGGCAAAGAAAAGGTTTAAGAGATTGAATGCAGATGAGTTGTCcgatgaagaagatgatgatgaagaacaaagtgaggaggaggaggaggaggaggagaggCCTGCTAGAGGTAATTCTAGGAAGAGGAAGATTGAAAGAAATGTCTCAGACAAATCCCCTAGGGCAACTAGTGGTACTGCTGGTATTCACGAAATGCTTAAGGCATTCTTTGACCAGCAACAGAGGATGGAGGTGGAGTGGAGGCAAATGATGGAGAGGCGTGCTCAAGAGCGGCAATTATTTGAGGAGGAATGGAGGCAGAGAATGGAGAAGCTTGAGAGGGAGAGGCTATTGGTAGAACAGGCTTGGAGGGAGAAGGAGGAGCAGAGGAGGATCAGAGAAGAGAGCCGAGCTGAGAGGAGGGATGCCCTCTTAACGACTCTCTTGACCAAACTCATCAATCAAAATAATCCCTAA